One window from the genome of Hyperolius riggenbachi isolate aHypRig1 chromosome 6, aHypRig1.pri, whole genome shotgun sequence encodes:
- the LOC137521853 gene encoding mRNA turnover protein 4 homolog isoform X3, with the protein MHSTRLVSLTKTAKKGLEVKQNLIEELRKCVDTYKYLFVLSVENMRNNKLKDVRNAWKHSRLFFGKNKVMILALGKGPCDEYKDNVHLLGKCLRGEVGLLCTSRTKEEVTEWFDQFKETDFARAGNKATYDVVIDAGPLEQFTHSMEPQLRQLGLPTALKKGVVTLLSDYEVCKEGDTLTPEQARVLKLFGYEMAEFKVTIKAMWAAETGEFQKFTEDKNDDVEEMMEDNAEEENAEQEED; encoded by the exons tgtcactAACCAAAACTGCCAAGAAGGGCCTGGAGGTGAAGCAGAATCTGATagaggag CTACGGAAATGTGTGGACACCTACAAGTACCTCTTCGTCCTGTCGGTGGAGAACATGAGGAACAACAAGCTGAAGGATGTCAGGAACGCCTGGAAACACAGCCG GTTATTCTTCGGCAAGAACAAAGTGATGATCCTGGCTTTGGGGAAGGGGCCATGCGATGAATATAAAGATAACGTGCACCTG CTCGGCAAGTGTCTCCGGGGGGAGGTGGGGCTGCTGTGCACCAGCCGCACAAAGGAAGAAGTTACAGA ATGGTTTGATCAGTTTAAAGAGACGGATTTTGCCCGGGCTGGAAATAAAGCCACGTATGATGTGGTGATTGATGCCGGTCCACTGGAACAGTTTACACActccatggagccacagttgcggcAGCTGGGCCTTCCTACAGCGCTGAAGAAAG GAGTCGTGACCCTCTTGTCGGATTATGAAGTGTGTAAAGAGGGCGACACTCTGACCCCCGAGCAAGCTCGCGTCCTG AAACTGTTTGGATACGAGATGGCCGAGTTCAAAGTAACTATAAAAGCCATGTGGGCAGCGGAGACTGGAGAGTTCCAGAAGTTTACAGAAGATAAGAACGATGATGTGGAGGAGATGATGGAGGACAATGCGGAGGAGGAAaatgcagagcaggaggaggattaa
- the LOC137521853 gene encoding mRNA turnover protein 4 homolog isoform X2, producing the protein MPKSKRDKKVSLTKTAKKGLEVKQNLIEELRKCVDTYKYLFVLSVENMRNNKLKDVRNAWKHSRLFFGKNKVMILALGKGPCDEYKDNVHLLGKCLRGEVGLLCTSRTKEEVTEWFDQFKETDFARAGNKATYDVVIDAGPLEQFTHSMEPQLRQLGLPTALKKGVVTLLSDYEVCKEGDTLTPEQARVLKLFGYEMAEFKVTIKAMWAAETGEFQKFTEDKNDDVEEMMEDNAEEENAEQEED; encoded by the exons tgtcactAACCAAAACTGCCAAGAAGGGCCTGGAGGTGAAGCAGAATCTGATagaggag CTACGGAAATGTGTGGACACCTACAAGTACCTCTTCGTCCTGTCGGTGGAGAACATGAGGAACAACAAGCTGAAGGATGTCAGGAACGCCTGGAAACACAGCCG GTTATTCTTCGGCAAGAACAAAGTGATGATCCTGGCTTTGGGGAAGGGGCCATGCGATGAATATAAAGATAACGTGCACCTG CTCGGCAAGTGTCTCCGGGGGGAGGTGGGGCTGCTGTGCACCAGCCGCACAAAGGAAGAAGTTACAGA ATGGTTTGATCAGTTTAAAGAGACGGATTTTGCCCGGGCTGGAAATAAAGCCACGTATGATGTGGTGATTGATGCCGGTCCACTGGAACAGTTTACACActccatggagccacagttgcggcAGCTGGGCCTTCCTACAGCGCTGAAGAAAG GAGTCGTGACCCTCTTGTCGGATTATGAAGTGTGTAAAGAGGGCGACACTCTGACCCCCGAGCAAGCTCGCGTCCTG AAACTGTTTGGATACGAGATGGCCGAGTTCAAAGTAACTATAAAAGCCATGTGGGCAGCGGAGACTGGAGAGTTCCAGAAGTTTACAGAAGATAAGAACGATGATGTGGAGGAGATGATGGAGGACAATGCGGAGGAGGAAaatgcagagcaggaggaggattaa
- the LOC137521853 gene encoding mRNA turnover protein 4 homolog isoform X1: MADGAVIAAVRRLVHVSLTKTAKKGLEVKQNLIEELRKCVDTYKYLFVLSVENMRNNKLKDVRNAWKHSRLFFGKNKVMILALGKGPCDEYKDNVHLLGKCLRGEVGLLCTSRTKEEVTEWFDQFKETDFARAGNKATYDVVIDAGPLEQFTHSMEPQLRQLGLPTALKKGVVTLLSDYEVCKEGDTLTPEQARVLKLFGYEMAEFKVTIKAMWAAETGEFQKFTEDKNDDVEEMMEDNAEEENAEQEED, from the exons tgtcactAACCAAAACTGCCAAGAAGGGCCTGGAGGTGAAGCAGAATCTGATagaggag CTACGGAAATGTGTGGACACCTACAAGTACCTCTTCGTCCTGTCGGTGGAGAACATGAGGAACAACAAGCTGAAGGATGTCAGGAACGCCTGGAAACACAGCCG GTTATTCTTCGGCAAGAACAAAGTGATGATCCTGGCTTTGGGGAAGGGGCCATGCGATGAATATAAAGATAACGTGCACCTG CTCGGCAAGTGTCTCCGGGGGGAGGTGGGGCTGCTGTGCACCAGCCGCACAAAGGAAGAAGTTACAGA ATGGTTTGATCAGTTTAAAGAGACGGATTTTGCCCGGGCTGGAAATAAAGCCACGTATGATGTGGTGATTGATGCCGGTCCACTGGAACAGTTTACACActccatggagccacagttgcggcAGCTGGGCCTTCCTACAGCGCTGAAGAAAG GAGTCGTGACCCTCTTGTCGGATTATGAAGTGTGTAAAGAGGGCGACACTCTGACCCCCGAGCAAGCTCGCGTCCTG AAACTGTTTGGATACGAGATGGCCGAGTTCAAAGTAACTATAAAAGCCATGTGGGCAGCGGAGACTGGAGAGTTCCAGAAGTTTACAGAAGATAAGAACGATGATGTGGAGGAGATGATGGAGGACAATGCGGAGGAGGAAaatgcagagcaggaggaggattaa